The following are encoded in a window of Kitasatospora sp. NBC_01250 genomic DNA:
- a CDS encoding citrate synthase: MRKRVSENSQESVVLRYQGGEYEYPVVESTAGNSGFDISKLLPQTGLVTLDNGFGNTAAYKSAITFVDGDNGILRYRGFPIEQLAEKGSFIETAYLLINGELPTADQLAEFNSEITQHTLLHEDVKRFYQGFPRDAHPMAMLSSVVGALSTFYQDSHNPFDAAQRHLSTVRLLAKLPTIAAYAYKKSVGQPFVYPRNDLSYVENFLRMTFAVPAQDYELNPVIVNALDKLFILHADHEQNCSTSTVRLVGSSHANQFASISAGISALWGPLHGGANQAVLEMLEQIQKDGGDVDAFIRKVKNREDGVKLMGFGHRVYKAFDPRAALVKGLAHDVLAQLGKSDELLEIALKLEEHALSDDFFISRKLYPNVDFYTGLIYRAMGFPTSMFTVLFALGRLPGWIAHWHEMINDPTSRIGRPRQIYTGTAIRDYVALDKR, from the coding sequence GTGAGGAAGCGCGTGAGCGAGAACAGTCAGGAATCTGTAGTACTGCGGTACCAGGGCGGCGAGTACGAGTACCCCGTCGTCGAGAGCACTGCAGGGAACTCCGGCTTCGACATCTCGAAGCTGCTCCCGCAGACCGGCCTGGTCACCCTGGACAACGGCTTCGGCAACACCGCTGCCTACAAGTCCGCGATCACCTTCGTGGACGGCGACAACGGCATCCTCCGCTACCGCGGCTTCCCGATCGAGCAGCTGGCCGAGAAGGGCAGCTTCATCGAGACCGCGTACCTCCTGATCAACGGTGAGCTGCCCACCGCCGACCAGCTGGCGGAGTTCAACAGCGAGATCACCCAGCACACCCTGCTGCACGAGGACGTCAAGCGCTTCTACCAGGGCTTCCCCCGGGACGCGCACCCGATGGCGATGCTCTCCTCGGTGGTCGGTGCGCTGTCGACCTTCTACCAGGACAGCCACAACCCGTTCGACGCGGCCCAGCGCCACCTGTCGACCGTGCGCCTGCTCGCCAAGCTGCCGACCATCGCGGCCTACGCGTACAAGAAGTCGGTCGGCCAGCCGTTCGTCTACCCGCGCAACGACCTGAGCTACGTCGAGAACTTCCTGCGGATGACCTTCGCGGTCCCCGCCCAGGACTACGAGCTCAACCCGGTGATCGTCAACGCGCTGGACAAGCTCTTCATCCTGCACGCCGACCACGAGCAGAACTGCTCCACCTCCACGGTGCGCCTGGTCGGTTCCAGCCACGCCAACCAGTTCGCCTCGATCTCGGCCGGCATCTCGGCGCTCTGGGGCCCGCTGCACGGCGGCGCCAACCAGGCCGTGCTGGAGATGCTGGAGCAGATCCAGAAGGACGGCGGCGACGTCGACGCCTTCATCCGCAAGGTGAAGAACCGCGAGGACGGCGTCAAGCTGATGGGCTTCGGCCACCGCGTGTACAAGGCCTTCGACCCGCGCGCCGCGCTGGTCAAGGGCCTGGCGCACGACGTGCTGGCCCAGCTGGGCAAGTCGGACGAGCTGCTGGAGATCGCGCTCAAGCTGGAGGAGCACGCGCTCAGCGACGACTTCTTCATCTCCCGCAAGCTGTACCCGAACGTCGACTTCTACACCGGCCTGATCTACCGCGCGATGGGCTTCCCGACCAGCATGTTCACCGTGCTGTTCGCGCTCGGCCGGCTGCCGGGCTGGATCGCCCACTGGCACGAGATGATCAACGACCCGACCAGCCGGATCGGCCGTCCGCGCCAGATCTACACCGGCACCGCGATCCGGGACTACGTCGCGCTCGACAAGCGCTGA
- a CDS encoding heavy metal translocating P-type ATPase, with the protein MSTAISAPVGTSDRVELAIGGMTCASCAARIEKKLNRMDGVAASVNFATEKARVDFGPGVSVADLIATVERTGYTAELPAPPPAPSAPDAPATGTAAAAAGDPQRDRLLLSAVLTLPVILLSMVPALQFTNWQWLAFALTGPVVAYGGRPFHQAAWTNLRHGAATMDTLVSLGTLAAFGWSTWALFLGDAGHPGMKHEFTLSITRGDAGSALYLETAAAVTTLILLGRWLEARSKRRAGAALHALLDLGAKDVAVLREGREIRVPVAELTVGTRFVVRPGEKIATDGVVVEGSSAVDASMLTGESVPVEVAVGDQVTGATVNAGGRLVVEARRIGADTQLARMAELVQQAQNGKAAAQRLADRISAVFVPVVILIALGTLIGWLLATGSATEAFTAAVAVLIIACPCALGLATPTALLVGTGRGAQLGILIKGPEVLETTRRVDTIVLDKTGTVTTGAMALTAVHTASGVSREQALRLAGALEHASEHPIARAIAAAAAAELGPLPAVEGFANLPGLGVQGVVDGHAVLAGRPSLLADRAQPLPAELAAARAAAEAAGRSTVAIGWDGAARALLVVADTVKPTSAAAVRELRALGLRPVLLTGDHGAVARAVAAEVGIEPADVIAEVLPEAKVAVIKRLQGEGRSVAMVGDGVNDAAALAQADLGLAMGTGTDAAIEAGDLTLVRGDLRVAADAIRLSRRTLGTIKGNLFWAFAYNVAALPLAATGLLNPVVASATMAFSSVFVVSNSLRLRRFGA; encoded by the coding sequence ATGAGCACCGCCATCTCCGCCCCCGTCGGCACGAGCGACCGCGTCGAGCTCGCGATCGGCGGCATGACCTGCGCCTCCTGCGCGGCGAGGATCGAGAAGAAGCTCAACCGGATGGACGGCGTCGCGGCCAGCGTCAACTTCGCCACCGAGAAGGCCCGGGTCGACTTCGGACCCGGCGTCAGCGTGGCCGACCTGATCGCCACCGTCGAGCGCACCGGCTACACCGCCGAACTCCCCGCGCCGCCACCCGCCCCCAGCGCCCCCGACGCCCCGGCCACCGGCACCGCGGCAGCCGCGGCCGGCGACCCGCAGCGCGACCGGCTGCTGCTCAGCGCCGTGCTCACCCTCCCGGTGATCCTGCTCTCGATGGTCCCGGCCCTGCAGTTCACCAACTGGCAGTGGCTGGCCTTCGCGCTCACCGGCCCGGTGGTGGCCTACGGCGGCCGGCCCTTCCACCAGGCGGCCTGGACCAACCTGCGCCACGGCGCGGCCACCATGGACACCCTGGTCTCGCTCGGCACCCTGGCGGCCTTCGGCTGGTCGACCTGGGCGCTGTTCCTGGGCGACGCGGGCCACCCGGGGATGAAGCACGAGTTCACCCTCTCGATAACCCGCGGTGACGCCGGCTCGGCCCTCTACCTGGAGACCGCCGCCGCCGTCACCACCCTGATCCTGCTCGGCCGCTGGCTGGAGGCCCGCTCCAAGCGCCGGGCCGGGGCCGCCCTGCACGCCCTGCTCGACCTGGGGGCCAAGGACGTGGCGGTGCTGCGCGAGGGCCGCGAGATCCGCGTCCCGGTGGCCGAACTGACCGTCGGCACCCGTTTCGTGGTCCGCCCGGGCGAGAAGATCGCCACCGACGGCGTGGTCGTCGAGGGCAGCTCCGCGGTGGACGCCTCGATGCTGACCGGCGAGTCCGTCCCGGTCGAGGTCGCCGTCGGCGACCAGGTCACCGGCGCCACCGTCAACGCGGGCGGGCGGCTGGTGGTCGAGGCCCGCCGGATCGGCGCGGACACCCAGCTCGCCCGGATGGCCGAGCTCGTCCAGCAGGCGCAGAACGGCAAGGCCGCCGCCCAGCGGCTGGCCGACCGGATCTCCGCGGTCTTCGTGCCGGTGGTGATCCTGATCGCGCTGGGCACCCTGATCGGCTGGCTGCTGGCCACCGGCAGCGCCACCGAGGCCTTCACCGCGGCCGTCGCCGTGCTGATCATCGCCTGCCCCTGCGCCCTGGGCCTGGCCACCCCGACCGCGCTGCTGGTCGGCACCGGGCGCGGCGCCCAGCTGGGCATCCTGATCAAGGGCCCCGAGGTGCTGGAGACCACCCGCCGGGTGGACACCATCGTGCTCGACAAGACCGGCACCGTCACCACCGGCGCGATGGCGCTGACCGCGGTGCACACCGCTTCGGGCGTCTCCCGCGAGCAGGCGCTGCGCCTGGCCGGTGCCCTGGAGCACGCCTCCGAGCACCCGATCGCCCGGGCCATCGCCGCCGCGGCCGCCGCCGAGCTGGGCCCGCTGCCCGCCGTCGAGGGCTTCGCGAACCTGCCGGGCCTGGGCGTGCAGGGCGTGGTGGACGGGCACGCGGTGCTCGCCGGGCGCCCGAGCCTGCTGGCCGACCGGGCACAGCCGCTGCCCGCCGAGCTGGCCGCGGCCCGGGCCGCCGCCGAGGCCGCCGGGCGCAGCACCGTCGCGATCGGCTGGGACGGGGCCGCCCGCGCGCTGCTGGTGGTCGCCGACACCGTCAAGCCCACCAGTGCGGCGGCGGTGCGCGAGCTGCGCGCCCTCGGCCTGCGGCCGGTGCTGCTGACCGGCGACCACGGCGCGGTGGCCCGCGCGGTGGCCGCCGAGGTCGGCATCGAGCCGGCCGACGTGATCGCCGAGGTGCTGCCCGAGGCCAAGGTCGCGGTGATCAAGCGGCTGCAGGGCGAGGGGCGGTCGGTGGCGATGGTCGGCGACGGCGTCAACGACGCCGCCGCGCTCGCCCAGGCCGACCTGGGCCTGGCCATGGGCACCGGCACCGACGCGGCGATCGAGGCCGGGGACCTGACCCTGGTCCGCGGCGACCTGCGGGTGGCGGCCGACGCGATCCGGCTCTCCCGGCGGACCCTGGGCACCATCAAGGGCAACCTGTTCTGGGCCTTCGCCTACAACGTGGCCGCCCTCCCGCTGGCCGCCACCGGCCTGCTCAACCCGGTGGTCGCCAGCGCCACGATGGCCTTCTCCTCGGTCTTCGTGGTCAGCAACAGCCTGCGGCTGCGCCGCTTCGGCGCCTGA
- the dhaL gene encoding dihydroxyacetone kinase subunit DhaL, whose protein sequence is MRNDLDRELALGWLRAAAAAIDRQHEELTALDAAIGDGDHGSNLRRGFAAVTAAVDALDADATPGTVLGKAGSTLISKVGGASGPLYGTALRVAGAALPAPSADLTALAEALRAGLGAVQKLGGAAVGDKTMVDAFEPGVAALERAAFDGFTLREASALAAEAAEAGARATTPLQARKGRASYLGPRSIGHQDPGATSTALIFRALAEAVTA, encoded by the coding sequence ATGCGCAACGACCTGGACCGCGAACTCGCGCTCGGCTGGCTGCGCGCCGCAGCCGCCGCCATCGACCGGCAGCACGAGGAACTCACCGCGCTGGACGCGGCGATCGGCGACGGCGACCACGGCAGCAACCTGCGGCGCGGCTTCGCCGCCGTGACCGCCGCCGTGGACGCGCTGGATGCCGACGCCACGCCCGGCACCGTGCTCGGCAAGGCCGGCAGCACGCTGATCTCCAAGGTCGGCGGCGCCTCCGGGCCGCTCTACGGCACCGCGCTGCGCGTCGCGGGGGCGGCCCTGCCGGCGCCGAGCGCGGACCTGACCGCTCTGGCCGAGGCCCTGCGGGCCGGGCTGGGCGCGGTGCAGAAGCTGGGTGGCGCCGCGGTCGGCGACAAGACCATGGTCGACGCCTTCGAACCGGGCGTGGCCGCCCTGGAGCGCGCCGCCTTCGACGGCTTCACGCTGCGCGAGGCGAGCGCGCTGGCTGCCGAGGCCGCCGAGGCGGGCGCCCGGGCCACCACCCCGTTGCAGGCCCGCAAGGGCCGCGCCTCCTACCTGGGCCCGCGCAGCATCGGCCACCAGGACCCGGGCGCCACCTCCACCGCGCTGATCTTCCGCGCCCTGGCCGAGGCCGTCACCGCCTGA
- the dhaK gene encoding dihydroxyacetone kinase subunit DhaK gives MKKLINTPESVLDDTLAGIAAAHPELTVDRANRVIHRADAPRPGKVAVISGGGSGHEPLHGGFVGPGMLDAACPGEVFTSPVPDQLLAAVHATDGGAGVVFVVKNYTGDVMNFSLAAELAAEEGTEVRTVLVDDDVAVQDSTYTAGRRGTGATVVVEKVTGALAERGAKAAEVASMGERAVAASRSFAVALTAATVPAAGRPGFELPEDEIEVGVGIHGEPGRRRAPLRPAAELVAEVVETILADHTLTAGDEVIALVNGLGATPLLELYIVYAEVAARLAERGITIVRNLVGNYVTSLDMAGFSLTLTKVDPDLLELWDAPVRTAALRRD, from the coding sequence ATGAAGAAGCTGATCAACACCCCCGAGTCCGTGCTCGACGACACCCTGGCCGGAATCGCCGCCGCCCACCCGGAGTTGACGGTGGACCGGGCGAACCGGGTGATCCACCGGGCCGACGCACCCCGGCCCGGCAAGGTCGCCGTGATCTCCGGCGGCGGCTCGGGCCACGAGCCGCTGCACGGCGGATTCGTCGGCCCCGGCATGCTGGACGCGGCCTGCCCCGGCGAGGTGTTCACCTCCCCGGTGCCCGACCAGCTGCTGGCCGCCGTCCACGCCACCGACGGCGGTGCCGGGGTGGTCTTCGTGGTGAAGAACTACACCGGCGACGTCATGAACTTCTCGCTCGCCGCCGAACTGGCCGCCGAGGAGGGCACCGAGGTCCGCACCGTGCTGGTCGACGACGACGTCGCCGTGCAGGACTCCACCTACACCGCCGGGCGGCGCGGCACCGGCGCCACCGTGGTGGTCGAGAAGGTGACCGGCGCCCTGGCCGAGCGCGGCGCCAAGGCGGCCGAGGTCGCCTCGATGGGCGAGCGCGCGGTGGCCGCCTCGCGCTCCTTCGCGGTGGCGCTGACCGCCGCCACCGTGCCGGCCGCCGGGCGCCCCGGCTTCGAGCTGCCCGAGGACGAGATCGAGGTCGGCGTCGGCATCCACGGTGAGCCGGGACGCCGCCGCGCGCCGCTGCGTCCGGCCGCCGAGCTTGTCGCCGAGGTGGTGGAGACCATCCTCGCCGACCACACCCTGACCGCCGGCGACGAGGTGATCGCCCTGGTCAACGGCCTCGGCGCGACCCCGCTGCTGGAGCTGTACATCGTCTACGCCGAGGTGGCCGCCCGGCTGGCCGAGCGCGGCATCACCATCGTGCGCAACCTGGTCGGCAACTACGTCACCAGCCTGGACATGGCCGGCTTCTCGCTCACCCTCACCAAGGTCGACCCCGACCTCCTGGAGCTGTGGGACGCCCCCGTGCGCACCGCGGCCCTGCGCCGCGACTGA
- a CDS encoding SDR family NAD(P)-dependent oxidoreductase, producing the protein MARNVVVTGGGTGIGLEIARRFADAGDAVVIVGRRRAVLEAAAERLGPTVTPLVCDLADPDEVEAALTRLPARIDVLVNNAGSRETGFGAGPHALLARWRGDFERNVLTAVLLTESVRDRLTPGEGRVITISSIAALRGAGSYGAAKASLHAWNHFLAAQLGPSGITANLVAPGTVAGTEFFGPRLDEAEVSRRAARTLLGRIGETGEVAAAVHFLASPEAGFITGEILHCNGGELLGR; encoded by the coding sequence ATGGCCAGGAACGTTGTCGTCACGGGTGGTGGCACCGGAATCGGCCTCGAGATCGCCCGGCGGTTCGCCGACGCCGGCGACGCGGTGGTGATCGTCGGGCGGCGCCGCGCGGTGCTGGAGGCGGCGGCCGAACGGCTCGGCCCCACCGTCACCCCGCTGGTCTGCGACCTGGCCGACCCGGACGAGGTGGAGGCGGCGCTGACCAGGCTGCCGGCCCGGATCGACGTCCTGGTCAACAATGCCGGCAGCCGGGAGACCGGCTTCGGGGCCGGCCCGCACGCGCTGTTGGCCCGCTGGCGCGGCGACTTCGAGCGCAATGTGCTGACCGCCGTGCTGCTCACCGAGTCGGTCCGCGACCGGCTCACCCCGGGCGAGGGCCGGGTGATCACGATCAGCTCGATCGCCGCGCTGCGCGGGGCCGGCTCCTACGGGGCAGCCAAGGCCTCGCTGCACGCCTGGAACCACTTCCTGGCCGCCCAGCTCGGCCCCTCCGGGATCACCGCCAACCTGGTGGCGCCCGGCACGGTGGCCGGCACCGAGTTCTTCGGGCCGCGGCTGGACGAGGCCGAGGTCTCCCGGCGGGCCGCCCGCACGCTGCTGGGGCGGATCGGGGAGACCGGCGAGGTGGCCGCCGCCGTGCACTTCCTGGCCTCGCCCGAGGCCGGCTTCATCACCGGCGAGATCCTGCACTGCAACGGCGGCGAGCTCCTCGGGCGCTGA
- a CDS encoding bifunctional 3'-5' exonuclease/DNA polymerase has protein sequence MPARIALVPDAHGRGGRLHRLTEAGEPVGAPLRTAELASTVAELEAAEHPRWVWAAAESGYAPLLPQLPHRLGRCHDLRLVEALLLAHEGRWGAPRSLGAAVARLRGLPVPADLPEAGPSEAQDTLFAPDRLQLPPGVDPLAAVLEVHADQQRRLRAIEGDEARARFRLLVAAESAGALAAAEMAEDGLPWRTEVHDRLLTELLGPRPHIAGTQPARLAELSVRLQQVLGGKPFNPDSHTQVLRAFAEQGVRLTSTRSWELREVDHPAAELMIRYKELSRIHAAHGWAWQDAWTRGGRFRPEYVVGGVVSGRWASRGGGALQIPRILRRAVVADPGWRLVVADAAQLEPRVLAALSGDAALARTAAGGDLYQALAATAFQGDRDKAKLGLLGAMYGQTSGDIGPLLATLRQRYPAAMGYVEAAARTGEDGGIVSSRLGRPCPPPSDAWLDLAESTAEPGSEGGEQGGRSTRARGRFTRNFVIQASAADWALALLAALRRRLAELERPGSRPHLVFFQHDEVVVHSPADTADQVAAAVTAAADEASRLVFGASPVRFPMSTAVVECYADAK, from the coding sequence GTGCCCGCCAGGATCGCCCTGGTCCCCGACGCCCACGGGCGCGGTGGCCGCCTGCACCGCCTCACCGAGGCGGGCGAGCCGGTCGGCGCTCCGCTGCGCACCGCCGAGCTCGCCAGCACCGTCGCCGAGTTGGAGGCTGCCGAGCACCCGCGCTGGGTCTGGGCCGCCGCCGAGTCCGGGTACGCCCCGCTGCTGCCCCAGCTCCCGCACCGGCTCGGCCGCTGCCACGACCTGCGGCTGGTCGAGGCCCTGCTGCTGGCGCACGAGGGCCGCTGGGGCGCGCCGCGCTCGCTCGGCGCCGCCGTGGCCCGGCTGCGCGGCCTGCCGGTGCCCGCCGACCTGCCCGAGGCCGGCCCGAGCGAGGCCCAGGACACCCTCTTCGCCCCCGACCGCCTGCAACTGCCGCCCGGCGTCGATCCGCTGGCGGCCGTGCTGGAGGTCCACGCGGACCAGCAGCGCCGGCTGCGCGCCATCGAGGGTGACGAGGCCCGCGCACGCTTCCGGCTGCTGGTGGCCGCCGAGTCGGCCGGCGCCCTGGCCGCCGCCGAGATGGCCGAGGACGGCCTGCCCTGGCGCACCGAGGTGCACGACCGGCTGCTCACCGAGCTGCTCGGCCCCCGCCCGCACATCGCCGGCACCCAGCCGGCCCGGCTGGCGGAGCTCTCCGTGCGGCTCCAGCAGGTGCTCGGCGGCAAGCCGTTCAACCCCGACTCGCACACCCAGGTGCTGCGCGCCTTCGCCGAGCAGGGCGTCCGGCTCACCTCCACCCGTTCCTGGGAGCTGCGCGAGGTGGACCACCCGGCCGCCGAGCTGATGATCCGTTACAAGGAGCTGTCCCGGATCCACGCCGCGCACGGCTGGGCCTGGCAGGACGCCTGGACGCGCGGCGGCCGTTTCCGCCCCGAGTACGTGGTCGGCGGGGTGGTCTCCGGGCGCTGGGCCAGCCGCGGCGGCGGCGCGCTGCAGATCCCGCGGATCCTGCGCCGCGCGGTGGTGGCCGATCCCGGCTGGCGGCTGGTGGTGGCCGACGCCGCCCAGCTGGAGCCCCGGGTGCTGGCCGCCCTCTCGGGGGACGCCGCGCTGGCCCGCACCGCCGCCGGCGGCGACCTGTACCAGGCGCTGGCCGCCACCGCCTTCCAGGGCGACCGGGACAAGGCCAAGCTCGGCCTGCTCGGCGCGATGTACGGGCAGACCAGCGGGGACATCGGCCCGCTGCTGGCCACCCTGCGCCAGCGCTATCCGGCCGCGATGGGCTACGTCGAGGCCGCCGCCCGTACCGGTGAGGACGGCGGCATCGTCAGCTCCCGGCTGGGCCGCCCCTGCCCGCCGCCCTCCGACGCCTGGCTCGACCTGGCCGAGAGCACCGCCGAGCCCGGCAGCGAGGGCGGCGAGCAGGGCGGGCGCTCCACCCGGGCCCGCGGCCGGTTCACCCGCAACTTCGTGATCCAGGCCAGCGCGGCGGACTGGGCGCTGGCCCTGCTGGCCGCACTGCGCCGCCGGCTGGCCGAGCTGGAGCGCCCCGGGTCCCGCCCGCACCTGGTCTTCTTCCAGCACGACGAGGTGGTGGTGCACAGCCCTGCCGATACGGCCGATCAGGTGGCCGCCGCCGTCACCGCCGCGGCGGACGAGGCCAGCCGGCTGGTCTTCGGGGCGAGCCCGGTCAGGTTCCCGATGAGCACCGCCGTGGTGGAGTGCTACGCCGACGCCAAATAG
- a CDS encoding PP2C family protein-serine/threonine phosphatase codes for MLSFRRPSPLLAPDLKGLPRARRRSALAAVDLRDLSWRRRATPALLAIVGVCIADLSTGRERYLAPLMTVVPSVAALTLSAIGVLGVCAVGLVALIGLNHYDQVTAVHDQRFLFGSMITYAALTVFSAYVAEIRMRRAAAFAAVSSVAEAAQRALLRRPGPEVGPLRLAVRYASAADEARIGGDLYSVLDTPHGTRAVVGDVRGKGLDAVQTAAVVLGAFREAAYDEPGLRQVAARIEASVERHAPDGEFTTALFVEVRGGGAMELLQYGHVPPLWVGADGSVTVLEAPDPWVPLGLGRLAPGQPQSWDQRFGAGDVLVLCTDGVVEARRKGSGEFYPLDQRVGALVAGAGGSVSELDDAVGRLYADLLAHTGGELNDDALLLLVSRID; via the coding sequence GTGCTCAGCTTCCGCCGCCCCAGCCCGCTGCTGGCCCCCGACCTCAAGGGGTTGCCCCGGGCGCGTCGGCGGAGCGCGCTGGCCGCCGTCGACCTGCGGGACCTGTCCTGGCGGCGGCGGGCCACGCCGGCGCTGCTGGCCATCGTCGGCGTCTGCATCGCGGACCTGTCCACCGGGCGGGAGCGTTACCTGGCCCCGCTGATGACGGTGGTGCCCTCGGTCGCCGCGCTCACCCTGTCGGCGATCGGCGTGCTCGGGGTCTGCGCCGTGGGCCTGGTGGCGCTGATCGGGCTCAACCACTACGACCAGGTCACCGCCGTGCACGACCAGCGCTTCCTGTTCGGCTCGATGATCACCTATGCCGCACTGACCGTGTTCAGCGCCTATGTCGCGGAGATCCGGATGCGCCGGGCGGCGGCCTTCGCCGCCGTCAGCTCGGTGGCCGAGGCGGCCCAGCGCGCGCTGCTGCGCCGGCCGGGGCCCGAGGTCGGCCCGCTGCGGCTGGCGGTGCGCTACGCCTCGGCGGCCGACGAGGCGCGGATCGGCGGCGACCTCTACTCGGTGCTCGACACCCCGCACGGCACCCGCGCGGTGGTCGGCGACGTGCGCGGCAAGGGGCTGGACGCCGTGCAGACGGCCGCCGTGGTGCTCGGCGCGTTCCGGGAGGCCGCCTATGACGAGCCGGGCCTGCGCCAGGTGGCCGCCCGGATCGAGGCGAGCGTCGAACGGCACGCGCCGGACGGGGAGTTCACCACCGCGCTCTTCGTGGAGGTGCGCGGCGGCGGGGCGATGGAGCTGCTGCAGTACGGGCACGTGCCGCCGCTGTGGGTGGGCGCGGACGGCTCGGTGACGGTGCTGGAGGCCCCCGATCCGTGGGTGCCGCTCGGGCTCGGTCGCCTGGCCCCGGGCCAACCGCAGAGCTGGGACCAGCGGTTCGGCGCCGGGGACGTGCTGGTGCTCTGCACCGACGGCGTGGTGGAGGCCAGGCGCAAGGGGAGCGGGGAGTTCTATCCGCTGGACCAGCGGGTCGGCGCGCTGGTCGCGGGGGCCGGCGGCTCGGTCTCCGAGCTGGACGACGCGGTCGGGCGGCTGTACGCCGACCTGCTCGCGCACACCGGCGGCGAACTCAACGACGACGCGCTGCTGCTGCTGGTCAGCCGGATCGACTGA
- the dhaM gene encoding dihydroxyacetone kinase phosphoryl donor subunit DhaM, protein MRSSVGIVLVSHSPLLGAGVRELVEQLGGGSVAVEVAAGTEDGGIGTSYELIAESVRKVDGGAGVVLLPDLGSSVLTARAVLADLERAELVLVDAPFVEGAVAAVVTASTGAALAEVVRSAQEAWQAHKF, encoded by the coding sequence ATGAGGAGCTCGGTGGGAATCGTCCTGGTGTCGCACAGTCCGCTGCTGGGCGCGGGGGTGCGCGAGCTGGTGGAGCAACTGGGCGGGGGCTCGGTGGCGGTGGAGGTGGCGGCCGGGACCGAGGACGGCGGGATCGGGACCAGCTACGAGCTGATCGCCGAGAGCGTGCGCAAGGTGGACGGTGGCGCGGGGGTGGTGCTGCTGCCGGACCTCGGCAGCTCGGTGCTGACCGCCCGGGCCGTGCTGGCCGACCTGGAGCGGGCGGAGCTGGTGCTGGTGGATGCGCCGTTCGTGGAGGGGGCGGTGGCCGCGGTGGTCACGGCCTCGACCGGGGCCGCGCTGGCCGAGGTGGTCCGCTCGGCGCAGGAGGCCTGGCAGGCGCACAAGTTCTGA
- a CDS encoding heavy-metal-associated domain-containing protein: MSNTVTYTVTGMSCGHCEKSVSAELAALQGVTEVAADAKAGTVTVSSEQPLEVADVRAAIDEAGYELVGPAA, translated from the coding sequence ATGTCCAACACCGTCACCTACACCGTCACCGGCATGAGCTGCGGCCACTGCGAGAAGTCGGTCAGTGCCGAACTCGCCGCTCTGCAGGGTGTCACCGAGGTGGCCGCCGACGCCAAGGCCGGCACCGTCACCGTCTCCTCCGAGCAGCCCCTGGAGGTGGCCGACGTGCGCGCCGCCATCGACGAGGCAGGCTACGAGCTGGTCGGCCCCGCGGCCTGA